The Carnobacterium mobile DSM 4848 genome includes a window with the following:
- the ftsA gene encoding cell division protein FtsA produces the protein MRNTGMYVSLDIGTTSIKVVVAEFINGEMNIIGVGNEKSEGLSRGIIIDIDKTVDSINKAIKQAEQKANVDIRNVVVGIPSNNIEIEPCHGMIAVAGDNHEITEEDVESVLAAAMVKSVPPEREILAVFPEEFLVDGFDGIKDPRGMIGVRLEMHATMITGPKTILHNTKRCVEKAGLHIQDIVLQPLAASSIAMTDGERDFGTILIDMGGGQTTVSVMHDNQLKFAYVNQEGGEYVTKDISVVLNTSLESAERIKRDYGYALPEETSPDEEFPVDVVGQSKPIKVDEQYLSEIIEARLVQIFEKIKKELDFIEARDLPGGIILTGGAAALPGVVDLAEDIFEINVKLYIPDQMGMRYPTFTTGIGLVHYEAHLDEINQIVKGHSVTKNQQIEAGSAHDSHLTDLDYDKNQVEAADEPKKTAKRKEDTFSYKAKSFFSNFFD, from the coding sequence ATGAGAAATACAGGAATGTACGTAAGTCTGGATATTGGAACCACTTCAATAAAAGTAGTTGTTGCTGAATTTATTAATGGTGAAATGAATATTATTGGAGTAGGAAATGAAAAATCAGAAGGCCTGAGTCGCGGCATTATAATAGATATTGACAAAACAGTTGACTCAATCAATAAAGCCATTAAACAAGCTGAACAAAAGGCAAACGTGGACATCCGTAATGTTGTTGTGGGTATTCCAAGCAACAATATTGAAATAGAACCGTGCCATGGCATGATTGCTGTCGCAGGAGACAACCATGAAATCACTGAAGAAGATGTAGAAAGTGTTCTAGCAGCTGCTATGGTAAAATCGGTACCGCCTGAACGTGAAATCCTTGCTGTTTTCCCGGAAGAATTCTTAGTAGATGGATTCGATGGAATAAAAGATCCACGGGGGATGATCGGTGTTCGATTAGAAATGCACGCAACGATGATCACTGGGCCGAAAACCATTCTTCATAATACAAAAAGATGTGTTGAAAAAGCAGGATTGCATATTCAAGATATCGTTCTCCAGCCGTTAGCAGCAAGCAGCATAGCGATGACAGACGGAGAACGCGATTTCGGCACTATTTTAATTGATATGGGAGGCGGTCAAACCACCGTATCGGTTATGCACGATAATCAATTGAAATTTGCATATGTTAATCAAGAAGGCGGAGAATATGTAACAAAAGATATTTCTGTTGTTTTAAATACGTCACTTGAAAGTGCTGAAAGAATCAAACGCGATTATGGATATGCTTTGCCAGAAGAAACTTCTCCGGATGAAGAGTTTCCAGTAGATGTTGTTGGACAAAGCAAGCCTATAAAAGTAGACGAACAATACCTATCAGAAATTATCGAAGCCCGCTTAGTTCAAATTTTTGAAAAAATAAAAAAAGAATTAGATTTTATTGAAGCTCGTGACTTGCCAGGAGGCATTATATTGACAGGCGGAGCTGCCGCATTACCGGGAGTCGTTGATTTAGCAGAAGATATCTTTGAAATCAATGTTAAACTATATATTCCTGATCAAATGGGGATGCGGTACCCAACTTTTACAACAGGTATTGGATTAGTTCATTATGAAGCACATTTAGATGAAATCAACCAAATTGTAAAAGGACATTCTGTTACTAAAAACCAGCAGATTGAAGCTGGTTCGGCTCATGATTCGCATCTAACAGATTTAGATTATGATAAAAATCAAGTTGAAGCAGCGGATGAACCAAAGAAAACAGCCAAAAGAAAAGAAGATACATTCTCATACAAAGCCAAAAGCTTCTTTTCTAATTTTTTCGATTAA
- a CDS encoding cell division protein FtsQ/DivIB, with translation MADERKTFNKKKKLPAQLSSVGKENESLKKNNYKRAGQSEGKDYSLEDKLPKLKEKRRKKMYRRLVSLLFLFSFAILIVVYFITPLSKVDQVSVSGTKEVTDQAVIDASQIRSGDSLWETFFSRNKIETTVKKQLPQVKSMKLKFNSINSYELVVSEYKTVAYLEKGDEYYNILSNGKIVNESRKISIGNPPIFVNFKEGKALNKMLEQYQVLNENIHNSISEIEYTPSKTDDYLITLYMNDGNQVVASILSFAEKMVYYPDIVEKIGEEKGVINIEVGIYFMPFESESPKENTESANNKE, from the coding sequence ATGGCAGATGAACGGAAAACCTTTAATAAGAAGAAAAAATTGCCTGCGCAATTATCTTCTGTTGGAAAAGAAAACGAATCTTTAAAGAAAAACAACTACAAAAGAGCGGGACAATCCGAAGGAAAAGATTATTCTTTGGAAGATAAACTTCCAAAATTAAAAGAGAAGCGACGAAAAAAGATGTATCGCCGCTTGGTTTCGCTACTTTTTTTATTTTCATTTGCAATTTTGATAGTCGTGTATTTTATTACACCTTTAAGTAAAGTTGACCAAGTTTCTGTTTCGGGAACCAAAGAAGTTACCGATCAAGCTGTTATTGATGCCAGTCAGATACGTTCTGGAGATTCATTATGGGAAACTTTTTTTTCGAGAAATAAAATAGAAACAACTGTAAAAAAACAATTGCCTCAAGTGAAATCAATGAAACTAAAATTTAATAGCATAAATTCTTACGAATTAGTGGTTTCAGAATATAAGACCGTAGCCTACTTGGAAAAAGGGGACGAGTACTACAATATTCTTTCAAATGGAAAAATTGTAAACGAAAGTAGAAAAATATCCATTGGCAATCCGCCAATTTTCGTTAATTTTAAAGAAGGAAAAGCACTCAATAAGATGCTGGAACAATATCAAGTGTTGAACGAGAACATTCATAACAGTATCTCTGAAATTGAATATACCCCGAGCAAAACAGATGATTATTTAATCACACTTTATATGAATGATGGCAATCAAGTAGTGGCTTCCATTCTGTCTTTTGCGGAAAAAATGGTCTATTACCCTGATATAGTGGAAAAAATAGGGGAAGAAAAAGGGGTTATCAATATTGAAGTAGGTATTTATTTCATGCCTTTTGAATCAGAATCTCCAAAAGAAAATACAGAATCAGCAAATAATAAAGAATAA